Proteins encoded by one window of Streptococcus sanguinis:
- a CDS encoding helix-turn-helix transcriptional regulator has translation MNRVKEFRKEKKMSQLELAKSIGVSRQTINMIENNKYNPTLELCINLARALDTDLNALFWEPQLTDEDSND, from the coding sequence ATGAATCGTGTCAAAGAATTTCGAAAAGAAAAAAAGATGTCTCAGCTAGAGTTGGCAAAGTCTATCGGGGTATCGCGGCAAACTATCAATATGATTGAAAACAACAAATACAACCCCACCCTCGAGCTCTGTATCAATCTGGCTAGAGCGCTGGATACTGACCTCAACGCCCTCTTTTGGGAACCCCAGCTGACAGATGAAGATTCAAATGACTAA
- a CDS encoding restriction endonuclease FokI C-terminal domain-containing protein: MTISINEYSDLNNLAFGLGQDVSQDLKELVKVASIFMPDSKIHKWLIDTRLEEVVTDLNLRYELKSVITNTPISVTWKQLTGTRTKREANSLVQAVFPGQCSRLAIVDWAAKNYVSVAVAFGLLKFHRADKTFTISEIGIQAVKLYDSEELAELDKFLYERLLEYPYAAWLIRLLGNQPSKQFSKFDLGEHFGFIDELGFETAPVEIFLNGLAQAEIDGDKTAAQKIKSNFESTSDKYMRWLAGVLVTAGLATSTTKKVTHTYKNRKFELTLGTVYQITAKGLTALKEVNGKSRYPRSRKRVMWEFLATKDKEAIAKKTSRSLMLKHLTEKKNPIQAEVIATLINTDYPTLEITPEEVIDDCIGLNRIGIEILIDGDKLTLNDKLFDFEIPVQKDVVLEKSDIEKFKNQLRTELTNIDHSYLKGIDIASKKKTSNVENTEFEAISTKIFTDELGFSGKHLGGSNKPDGLLWDDDCAIILDSKAYSEGFPLTASHTDAMGRYLRQFTERKEEIKPTWWDIAPEHLDNTYFAYVSGSFSGNYKEQLQKFRQDTNHLGGALEFVKLLLLANNYKTQKMSKKEVKKSILDYNISYEEYAPLLAEIE, encoded by the coding sequence ATGACAATAAGCATTAATGAATACAGTGATTTGAATAACTTAGCGTTTGGTTTAGGGCAAGATGTTAGTCAGGATTTAAAAGAGTTAGTAAAAGTTGCTTCAATTTTTATGCCTGATTCAAAAATTCATAAATGGTTGATAGATACGAGATTAGAAGAAGTAGTTACAGATTTAAATCTTCGATATGAATTAAAATCTGTAATTACTAATACGCCTATTTCAGTTACTTGGAAACAACTTACTGGAACAAGAACGAAGAGAGAAGCTAATAGTTTAGTTCAAGCAGTATTTCCAGGACAATGTTCAAGGCTTGCAATTGTAGATTGGGCTGCTAAAAATTATGTGAGTGTAGCAGTTGCTTTTGGACTATTGAAATTCCATCGGGCAGATAAAACTTTCACGATTTCAGAGATAGGAATTCAAGCAGTAAAGTTATATGATTCTGAAGAATTGGCAGAACTGGACAAATTTTTATATGAAAGGCTACTTGAGTATCCGTATGCAGCGTGGTTGATAAGATTATTAGGGAATCAACCCTCTAAACAGTTTTCAAAATTTGATTTAGGAGAACATTTTGGGTTTATAGATGAACTTGGATTTGAAACAGCCCCTGTCGAAATATTTTTAAATGGACTAGCCCAGGCTGAGATTGATGGCGATAAAACAGCAGCTCAAAAAATCAAATCAAACTTCGAAAGTACCTCTGATAAGTATATGAGATGGCTAGCTGGTGTTTTGGTTACTGCAGGATTGGCAACTTCCACTACTAAAAAAGTTACCCATACATACAAAAACCGTAAATTTGAACTTACTCTTGGTACAGTGTATCAGATCACAGCTAAAGGATTAACTGCCTTAAAGGAGGTTAACGGAAAATCAAGATATCCTCGAAGTAGGAAAAGAGTGATGTGGGAATTCTTAGCAACAAAGGATAAAGAAGCAATCGCTAAAAAAACATCACGATCTCTAATGTTAAAACACCTTACTGAAAAGAAAAATCCAATTCAAGCAGAGGTGATTGCTACTTTAATTAACACAGATTATCCAACTCTTGAAATAACACCTGAAGAAGTGATAGATGACTGTATTGGGCTTAATAGAATTGGTATTGAAATTCTGATTGATGGAGATAAGCTAACGTTAAATGATAAATTGTTTGATTTTGAAATTCCTGTGCAGAAAGATGTGGTATTAGAAAAAAGTGATATTGAAAAATTTAAGAATCAATTGCGTACGGAACTAACCAATATTGACCATTCTTATCTTAAAGGAATTGATATAGCTAGTAAAAAGAAAACCAGTAATGTTGAAAATACGGAATTTGAAGCAATATCAACCAAGATTTTTACGGATGAGTTGGGTTTTTCAGGCAAACATCTAGGAGGAAGCAACAAACCAGATGGACTCCTGTGGGATGATGATTGTGCAATTATTCTTGATTCAAAAGCTTACTCAGAAGGCTTTCCACTCACTGCCTCCCACACAGATGCTATGGGAAGATATTTGAGGCAATTTACAGAGCGAAAAGAAGAAATAAAGCCAACGTGGTGGGATATTGCTCCAGAACATTTAGACAATACATATTTCGCTTACGTTTCTGGGAGTTTTTCGGGTAATTATAAGGAACAGTTACAAAAATTTAGGCAAGATACAAACCATTTAGGTGGGGCACTAGAGTTTGTTAAATTGTTATTACTAGCAAATAATTATAAAACTCAAAAAATGAGTAAAAAAGAAGTTAAGAAAAGTATTCTTGATTATAATATTTCATATGAAGAATATGCTCCATTACTTGCAGAAATAGAGTAA
- a CDS encoding Dam family site-specific DNA-(adenine-N6)-methyltransferase, whose product MRYIGSKKLLLPEIKKMVDKHTDGSEEVFLDLFAGTNVVANYFKQFYTVYSNDMLFFSYVNAKATIENNSKPSFSKLIQAGISSPMTYLQNLEVNDETIGYYEVAYSPTGEANYLSVHNAKKLDIIRSQIESWKNQNLLTEHEYYYLLSSLIEALPFISNTTGTYGAFLKHWDKRSLNDLELQDFTIFDNSKQNKAFNEDANELVQKIKADIVYIDTPYNSRQYASNYHLLENVARNEHPTLKGITKIFDWKNLKSDYATKGKALVAMRDLIQNINSTHIILSYNNEGIISEEDLTNILKEFSVDGIVDIKKIPYRKYQSKNVSKNKEIYELLFYIQRKPFSKNKTLNKPLNNVRVSSTKKYIKSPLNYIGGKYKLLNQILPLFPKNINTFVDIFSGGANVGINVKAKKYIFNDMNTRINEMFRYFQTQPPVKLVQQIEEKIDEWGLSKTNEDAFLAFRKHYNTNPNPLDLYVLSSFSYNYQFRFNNSMEFNNPFGRNRSHFSENMRNNLLNFVTKLQTLDATFTDNYFNEFDFSNLTSNDFIYLDPPYLITTGSYNDGKRGFSDWNNTSEMKLLNFMDYLNQHGIRFALSNVTEHKGKTNQLLKDWAYSRNLNVNYLDHNYNNSSHNSKSKGSQEVLITNYETKTFNLLNTK is encoded by the coding sequence ATGAGATATATTGGTTCAAAAAAATTACTTCTACCTGAAATTAAAAAAATGGTAGATAAACATACTGATGGCTCTGAGGAAGTGTTCTTAGATTTATTTGCTGGTACAAATGTAGTTGCAAATTATTTTAAACAATTTTACACAGTCTATTCGAACGACATGTTATTTTTTAGCTATGTCAATGCTAAAGCTACAATTGAAAATAATTCAAAACCATCATTTTCTAAACTTATTCAGGCAGGTATCAGTTCTCCTATGACTTATTTACAAAATTTAGAAGTCAACGATGAAACGATAGGATACTACGAAGTTGCTTATTCGCCCACTGGAGAGGCAAATTACCTTTCAGTACATAATGCAAAAAAACTGGATATAATTCGTAGTCAAATTGAGAGTTGGAAGAATCAAAATTTATTAACAGAACACGAATATTATTATCTACTCTCTTCTCTCATAGAAGCATTGCCATTTATTAGCAACACTACAGGAACTTATGGCGCTTTCCTAAAACACTGGGATAAAAGATCTTTAAATGATTTAGAATTACAAGATTTTACTATATTTGATAACTCAAAACAAAACAAAGCATTCAATGAAGATGCGAATGAACTAGTTCAAAAAATAAAGGCAGATATTGTCTATATTGATACCCCTTATAATTCAAGACAATATGCCTCTAATTATCATTTACTGGAAAATGTCGCTAGAAATGAACACCCAACTTTAAAAGGTATTACAAAAATTTTCGATTGGAAAAACCTTAAAAGTGATTACGCTACAAAAGGCAAGGCTCTGGTAGCAATGAGAGATTTAATTCAAAATATAAATTCAACTCATATAATTTTGAGTTACAATAATGAAGGTATTATCTCCGAAGAGGATTTGACTAATATTTTGAAAGAATTTTCTGTTGATGGCATAGTTGATATTAAAAAAATTCCATATCGAAAGTATCAATCAAAGAATGTTTCTAAGAACAAAGAAATTTATGAATTATTATTTTATATCCAAAGAAAGCCATTTTCTAAAAATAAAACTCTGAACAAACCTCTAAATAACGTCAGAGTCAGTTCAACAAAAAAATATATTAAAAGTCCACTTAATTACATTGGAGGAAAATATAAACTATTAAATCAAATACTTCCCCTTTTTCCTAAGAACATTAATACGTTCGTAGATATATTTAGTGGAGGCGCTAATGTAGGCATAAATGTTAAAGCTAAGAAATATATTTTTAATGATATGAATACTCGTATCAACGAAATGTTTCGATATTTTCAAACTCAACCACCTGTCAAATTAGTTCAACAAATCGAAGAAAAGATTGATGAGTGGGGATTGAGTAAAACTAATGAAGATGCATTTTTAGCTTTCAGGAAACATTATAATACAAATCCTAATCCTTTAGATTTATATGTTCTATCCTCATTTAGTTACAATTACCAATTTAGATTCAATAACTCTATGGAATTCAATAATCCTTTTGGTAGAAATCGTAGTCACTTTAGTGAAAACATGAGAAATAATTTATTAAATTTTGTTACTAAGCTTCAAACATTAGATGCCACGTTCACAGATAACTATTTTAATGAATTTGATTTTTCGAATTTGACATCTAATGATTTTATTTATCTTGATCCTCCATATTTAATTACAACTGGAAGTTATAATGATGGAAAACGAGGATTTTCAGATTGGAATAATACTTCTGAAATGAAGTTACTAAATTTTATGGATTATCTAAATCAACATGGTATTCGATTTGCTCTCAGTAATGTAACTGAACACAAAGGTAAAACAAATCAATTGTTAAAAGATTGGGCTTATTCAAGAAATCTAAATGTCAATTATCTTGATCATAATTATAACAATTCGTCTCATAATTCAAAAAGCAAAGGTAGTCAAGAAGTTCTAATAACTAATTATGAAACTAAAACATTTAATCTGCTTAATACAAAATAG
- a CDS encoding transposase-like zinc-binding domain-containing protein, whose amino-acid sequence MARKQLSLEDVLNYVETLPYTQFKNVVEHYYQKQNSDFSSTLNQLVVSNFEQRLERLEVNKSCPSCVSDAVVKNGKRHNIQQFKCKDCHKRFNHFTDTILKKTRWHWDIWVKVLEIVINHYPIHDMMNVLVNDYGCDGIDYKTVWFWRMKLIHALAEMPMPPLTGVVQVDETFIRESQKGSRQLVSTISKNTYRKPRYGRQPSQYGVMGSEFATVITAVDSRGYCVCKVASLGKVSPELFFDLFDEHFDNISYLCSDANSIYEDYCKLRNTPHYVRPSNYIKMIGDHGYVI is encoded by the coding sequence ATGGCTAGAAAACAACTCAGTTTAGAAGATGTCCTCAATTATGTGGAGACACTGCCTTATACACAATTTAAAAACGTGGTGGAACACTATTATCAAAAGCAAAACAGTGATTTCTCCAGCACACTCAATCAGCTTGTTGTATCTAATTTTGAGCAACGTTTAGAAAGGTTAGAAGTTAATAAATCTTGTCCTTCTTGCGTCTCTGATGCTGTGGTCAAAAATGGAAAGCGTCATAACATTCAACAGTTCAAATGCAAGGATTGTCATAAACGGTTCAATCATTTTACAGACACTATTTTAAAGAAGACACGTTGGCATTGGGATATTTGGGTTAAAGTGTTAGAAATAGTGATAAACCACTATCCTATTCACGATATGATGAATGTCTTGGTGAATGATTATGGATGCGATGGGATTGATTATAAAACTGTGTGGTTTTGGAGAATGAAGTTAATTCATGCCCTGGCTGAAATGCCAATGCCTCCATTAACAGGTGTTGTCCAAGTAGATGAGACCTTTATTAGAGAAAGTCAAAAGGGAAGTCGGCAGTTAGTTTCCACTATCAGTAAGAACACCTACAGAAAACCACGTTATGGCAGGCAACCTTCCCAGTATGGCGTGATGGGTTCAGAGTTCGCCACTGTCATCACAGCTGTTGATAGTAGAGGTTATTGTGTTTGTAAAGTAGCGAGTTTAGGCAAGGTATCACCTGAACTTTTCTTTGATTTGTTTGATGAACACTTTGATAATATTTCTTATCTCTGTAGTGATGCGAATAGTATTTATGAGGATTATTGTAAATTGAGAAATACACCTCACTATGTTCGCCCTTCTAACTATATTAAAATGATTGGGGATCATGGTTACGTGATTTAG
- the rsmH gene encoding 16S rRNA (cytosine(1402)-N(4))-methyltransferase RsmH — protein MTNEFHHITVLLHETVDQLAVKPDGIYVDATLGGAGHSEYLLSQLGDEGHLYAFDQDQMAIDNAKKRLAPYVERGMVTFIKDNFRHLKSRLQEAGVEEIDGICYDLGVSSPQLDQRERGFSYKQDAPLDMRMNREAALTAFEVVNHYSYQDLVRIFFKYGEDKFSKQIARKIEQARSVKPIETTTELAEIIKSAKPAKELKKKGHPAKQIFQAIRIEVNDELGAADESIQQAIDLLAVDGRIAVITFHSLEDRLTKQLFKEASTVDVPKGLPFIPDELQPKLELVSRKPILPSKEELESNNRAHSAKLRVARKIHK, from the coding sequence ATGACAAACGAATTTCATCACATTACGGTTCTTCTTCATGAAACGGTTGACCAGCTGGCTGTTAAGCCTGACGGCATCTATGTCGATGCGACCCTTGGAGGTGCTGGTCACAGCGAATATCTTTTGAGTCAGCTCGGGGATGAGGGGCATCTCTATGCCTTTGATCAGGACCAGATGGCTATTGACAATGCTAAAAAGCGTTTGGCTCCTTATGTAGAGCGGGGGATGGTAACCTTTATCAAGGACAATTTCCGCCACCTCAAGAGTCGTTTGCAAGAAGCCGGTGTGGAAGAAATTGATGGGATTTGTTATGACTTAGGCGTTTCCAGCCCTCAGCTGGATCAGCGTGAGCGTGGTTTTTCCTATAAACAGGATGCGCCTTTGGATATGCGCATGAACCGCGAGGCAGCCTTGACAGCTTTTGAGGTTGTCAATCATTATAGCTATCAGGATTTAGTACGAATCTTTTTTAAATACGGCGAAGACAAATTTTCTAAGCAGATTGCTCGCAAGATTGAGCAGGCTAGAAGTGTCAAGCCTATTGAAACAACGACAGAACTGGCTGAAATTATCAAGTCGGCTAAGCCAGCTAAAGAGCTGAAGAAGAAAGGTCATCCAGCCAAGCAGATTTTTCAGGCCATTCGGATTGAGGTCAATGATGAACTGGGAGCGGCGGATGAGTCTATTCAGCAAGCTATTGATCTGCTGGCGGTGGACGGTCGGATTGCGGTCATTACCTTTCATTCCCTGGAAGACCGTCTGACCAAGCAGCTTTTCAAGGAGGCGTCAACAGTGGATGTTCCAAAGGGCCTGCCCTTCATCCCAGATGAACTGCAGCCTAAGCTAGAGCTTGTCAGCCGCAAACCAATTTTACCAAGCAAAGAAGAATTAGAAAGTAATAATCGGGCTCATTCCGCCAAGCTGCGCGTGGCCCGTAAGATACACAAGTGA
- the ftsL gene encoding cell division protein FtsL, whose product MSEKRPNPLQDQMRKFSRVEKAFYGSIVLTAIILAVSIVFMQTKLLQVDRDLTEVNTQIEAEQTELADIKQEVNELTRYERLSQLASSQDMKLQKGNRKTVSSTDEE is encoded by the coding sequence ATGTCAGAAAAAAGACCAAACCCGCTTCAAGATCAGATGAGAAAATTTTCCCGAGTTGAGAAGGCCTTTTACGGCTCCATCGTTTTGACTGCCATTATTTTAGCGGTCAGCATCGTCTTTATGCAGACCAAACTATTGCAGGTAGATCGGGATTTGACGGAAGTCAATACGCAGATCGAAGCGGAGCAGACAGAGCTGGCCGATATCAAGCAGGAAGTCAATGAACTGACCCGCTATGAAAGACTGTCTCAGTTAGCCAGCTCTCAGGATATGAAACTCCAGAAGGGAAATCGTAAAACAGTGAGTTCAACGGATGAAGAATAA
- the pbp2X gene encoding penicillin-binding protein PBP2X encodes MKNKIFEKIKKYALKNRQTPEYNRRQVGKSMSILAIFLFFVFLINFAIIIGTDQKFGVNLSKGAEVVHQKTVTVAARRGTIYDRNGVPIAEDATTYNVYAIIDKSYKSATGKILYVEESQYDKVAEIFNQYLELDKDYVKTQLSQKNLKQVSFGAQGNGITYSNMNAMREAFEAAGIEGIDFTTSPNRSYNNGVFASQFIGLAQLQEDKEGNKTLKGTSGMEQALDRILAGQNGIVTYEKDRNGNVVPGSEKVSVQAEDGKDVYTTLSADLQTYLETRMNAFQEKVKGKFVNATLVSAKTGEILATSQRPTYNADTKEGLNEKNLGNWNTMLYQGQYEPGSTMKVMTLASAIDNGSFNPNDTYDSREYKVMDATIRDWNVNMGISEGETLTFAQGFTYSSNVGMTILEQKMGNDKWLDYLSKFKFGLPTRFGMGNETYGSLPGDNYVTIAMSSFGQGIGVTQVQMLRAFSSIANDGVMVEPKFINAIHDPKTNTARKTATEIIGNPVSEKAAQTTRDYMVQVGTDPYHGTLNVGGEPVIQVAGQNVAVKSGTAQIASENGYLEGENDYIYSVVAMTPAENPEFIMYVTVQQPEEKFQPIFWQEVVNPVLEEAVALKDSLNLTTETTPALETVTEETSYKMPSLEDLTKQLGLKHQISPGGLADELRRNLVQPIVLGTGGKIKKVSVKEGKNLKANQQVLILSDDLDSLPDMYGWTKANVERFAKWQDIEVTFKGEGSKVVKQSEKTNTSLKNLKKITITMGD; translated from the coding sequence ATGAAGAATAAAATTTTTGAAAAAATTAAAAAATACGCCCTGAAAAATAGGCAAACCCCTGAATACAATCGGCGGCAAGTGGGAAAGAGCATGAGTATCTTAGCTATCTTTCTCTTTTTCGTTTTCTTGATTAATTTTGCCATTATTATCGGGACGGACCAGAAGTTCGGTGTTAATCTATCAAAGGGAGCGGAAGTTGTCCATCAAAAGACGGTTACAGTCGCTGCCCGGCGGGGAACAATTTATGACCGAAATGGGGTTCCCATTGCTGAGGATGCCACGACTTATAATGTCTATGCCATTATTGACAAGAGCTACAAGTCAGCTACCGGCAAGATTCTCTATGTAGAAGAATCCCAGTACGATAAGGTGGCAGAGATTTTCAATCAATACCTAGAGTTGGATAAGGACTACGTCAAAACCCAGCTGTCGCAGAAAAATCTCAAGCAAGTTTCCTTCGGGGCACAGGGCAATGGCATTACCTACAGTAATATGAATGCCATGCGGGAAGCCTTTGAAGCGGCTGGTATTGAAGGAATTGATTTCACCACCAGTCCTAACCGCAGTTATAATAACGGTGTGTTTGCCTCCCAGTTTATCGGTCTTGCCCAGCTGCAGGAGGATAAGGAAGGCAATAAGACGCTGAAAGGGACTTCTGGCATGGAGCAGGCTCTGGATAGGATTCTTGCTGGTCAGAATGGGATTGTGACCTACGAAAAAGACCGAAACGGTAATGTTGTTCCTGGATCAGAAAAGGTCTCTGTACAGGCAGAGGATGGCAAGGACGTCTATACAACGCTGTCGGCTGATTTGCAAACCTACCTAGAAACGCGGATGAACGCCTTTCAAGAAAAAGTCAAAGGTAAGTTTGTCAATGCAACCTTGGTCAGTGCCAAGACTGGTGAAATCCTAGCTACCTCTCAACGGCCGACCTATAATGCCGATACCAAGGAAGGCTTGAATGAGAAAAATCTGGGCAATTGGAATACCATGCTCTATCAAGGTCAGTATGAGCCTGGATCTACCATGAAGGTCATGACTTTGGCTTCAGCTATTGATAATGGTAGCTTTAATCCTAACGATACCTATGACAGTAGAGAGTACAAGGTCATGGATGCGACCATTCGGGACTGGAACGTCAACATGGGGATTTCAGAAGGGGAAACTCTGACCTTTGCCCAAGGATTTACCTATTCCAGTAACGTTGGTATGACTATTTTAGAACAGAAGATGGGCAATGACAAGTGGCTGGACTACTTGAGTAAGTTTAAGTTTGGTCTGCCGACCCGATTTGGGATGGGCAATGAAACCTATGGCTCTTTGCCAGGTGATAACTATGTTACGATTGCCATGAGCTCCTTCGGTCAAGGGATTGGTGTGACCCAGGTGCAGATGCTGCGTGCCTTCTCATCTATTGCCAATGACGGCGTCATGGTAGAACCTAAGTTTATCAATGCTATCCATGATCCTAAAACCAATACAGCTCGTAAGACTGCGACGGAAATTATCGGAAATCCTGTCTCAGAAAAAGCAGCTCAAACCACTCGGGATTATATGGTTCAGGTCGGAACAGACCCCTACCACGGAACCCTGAATGTCGGTGGAGAACCCGTCATTCAAGTGGCTGGTCAGAATGTCGCTGTCAAATCAGGGACCGCTCAAATCGCTTCTGAAAATGGTTATCTAGAGGGTGAGAACGACTATATCTATTCAGTTGTTGCCATGACACCGGCAGAAAATCCTGAATTTATCATGTATGTGACAGTTCAGCAGCCCGAGGAAAAATTCCAGCCAATATTCTGGCAGGAAGTGGTCAATCCGGTCTTGGAAGAAGCTGTCGCTCTCAAAGACAGTCTTAATCTGACGACAGAGACAACTCCAGCTCTTGAAACAGTCACTGAAGAAACCAGTTATAAAATGCCATCACTGGAAGATCTGACCAAGCAACTAGGGCTAAAACATCAAATCAGTCCTGGCGGATTGGCAGATGAATTGCGCCGCAACCTCGTCCAACCAATTGTACTAGGAACAGGTGGCAAGATTAAAAAAGTATCTGTCAAAGAGGGCAAAAATCTCAAGGCCAACCAGCAGGTTTTGATCTTGTCAGATGATTTAGACAGTCTGCCTGATATGTACGGCTGGACCAAGGCCAATGTCGAACGTTTTGCGAAGTGGCAGGACATTGAAGTCACTTTCAAAGGAGAGGGCTCCAAGGTCGTCAAGCAGAGCGAAAAGACCAATACTTCGCTGAAAAATCTCAAGAAAATAACAATTACAATGGGAGACTAA
- the mraY gene encoding phospho-N-acetylmuramoyl-pentapeptide-transferase — protein MLIALIAGIVTFILTIIGIPAFIRFYHKARITGQQMHEDVKQHQAKAGTPTMGGTVFLLTSVLASFVIGLFSHQLSNGLIMILFILVLYGVVGFLDDFLKVFRKINEGLNPKQKLFLQLVGGVVFYFFYNQHGAGDQLNVFTVPVQIGFLYVFFVLFWLIGFSNAVNLTDGIDGLASISVVISLVAYAVIAVEQKRFDILIVIISMIGGLLGFFVFNHKPAKIFMGDVGSLALGGMLAAISISLHQEWTLLLIGIVYVFETTSVMMQVTYFKLTGGKRIFRMTPVHHHFELGGLTGHGKEWSEWKVDFFFWGIGIVGSLLTLAILYL, from the coding sequence ATGCTTATTGCTCTTATTGCAGGAATCGTAACTTTTATCCTAACTATCATCGGCATTCCTGCCTTTATTCGTTTTTACCATAAGGCTCGTATCACAGGCCAACAGATGCACGAAGATGTCAAGCAGCATCAGGCCAAGGCCGGAACACCTACCATGGGTGGCACAGTCTTTCTCTTGACATCTGTTTTGGCTAGCTTTGTTATCGGTCTGTTTTCGCATCAGCTGTCCAACGGCCTCATCATGATTCTTTTTATCTTGGTCCTGTATGGCGTTGTCGGCTTTTTGGACGACTTCCTCAAGGTGTTTCGTAAGATCAACGAGGGTCTAAATCCCAAGCAGAAACTGTTTCTGCAGCTGGTCGGCGGAGTTGTCTTTTACTTCTTTTATAATCAGCACGGTGCAGGTGACCAGCTGAATGTCTTCACCGTTCCTGTCCAGATAGGCTTCCTCTATGTCTTTTTCGTCCTTTTTTGGCTGATTGGCTTTTCCAATGCTGTCAATCTGACGGATGGAATTGATGGTTTGGCCAGTATCTCGGTGGTCATTAGCTTGGTGGCCTATGCTGTAATTGCTGTTGAGCAGAAGCGTTTTGATATTTTGATTGTCATCATCAGTATGATTGGTGGCTTGCTAGGCTTCTTTGTTTTCAACCATAAGCCTGCTAAAATCTTCATGGGCGATGTAGGAAGTCTGGCTTTGGGCGGTATGCTGGCTGCTATCTCCATTTCCCTTCATCAAGAGTGGACCCTGCTCTTGATTGGTATCGTCTATGTGTTTGAAACGACCTCGGTCATGATGCAGGTGACTTACTTCAAGCTGACCGGCGGCAAGCGAATTTTCCGGATGACCCCGGTTCATCACCACTTTGAGCTGGGAGGCCTAACTGGCCACGGCAAGGAGTGGAGCGAGTGGAAAGTCGATTTCTTCTTCTGGGGAATCGGTATCGTGGGTAGTCTCCTGACCCTAGCTATCCTATATCTATAG
- a CDS encoding DEAD/DEAH box helicase, with protein MKFTEFKFKDYIQEALRDLNFVEATPVQEKLIPVVLSGRDLVGESKTGSGKTHTFLLPIFQMLDEEADTVQAVITAPSRELAAQIYQAARQLASFSEKEIRVANYIGGTDKARQIGKLESSQPHIVIGTPGRIYDLVESGDLAIHKAKTFVVDEADMTLDMGFLATVDKIAGRLPKDLQFLVFSATIPQKLQPFLKKYLSNPVIEQIKTKTVIADTIENWLLSTKGRDKNAQIYQISQLLQPYLAMIFVNTKTRADELHSYLTAQGLKVAKIHGDIAPRERKRIMNQVKNLDFEYIVATDLAARGIDIEGVSHVINDAIPQDLSFFVHRVGRTGRNGLPGTAITLYQPSDDSDIRELEKMGIKFIPKMIKDDEFQDTYDRDRRANREKSREKLDTEMLGLVKKKKKKIKPGYKKKIQWAVNEKRRKTKRAENRARGRAERKAKRQTF; from the coding sequence ATGAAATTTACAGAATTTAAGTTTAAAGATTATATTCAGGAAGCACTCAGGGATTTGAACTTCGTTGAAGCGACTCCGGTCCAAGAGAAGCTGATTCCAGTCGTATTGTCAGGTCGGGATTTGGTTGGGGAGTCCAAGACAGGCTCTGGTAAGACCCACACGTTTTTGCTGCCAATCTTTCAAATGCTAGATGAGGAAGCAGACACTGTGCAGGCTGTTATTACAGCTCCAAGTCGGGAGCTGGCAGCACAGATTTATCAGGCTGCTCGGCAGTTGGCTAGCTTTTCTGAAAAAGAGATTCGGGTGGCCAACTATATCGGTGGGACAGACAAGGCTCGTCAGATTGGGAAGTTAGAGTCTAGTCAGCCTCATATCGTCATCGGAACCCCTGGGCGGATTTATGACCTGGTAGAGTCAGGTGATTTGGCCATTCACAAGGCCAAGACCTTTGTCGTTGACGAGGCCGATATGACACTGGACATGGGCTTTTTGGCGACGGTTGATAAGATTGCAGGCCGGTTGCCTAAAGATCTGCAGTTTCTCGTTTTCTCAGCAACAATTCCTCAGAAGCTTCAGCCTTTTTTGAAAAAATATCTGTCTAATCCAGTCATTGAGCAGATTAAGACCAAGACGGTCATTGCGGACACCATTGAAAACTGGCTCCTATCAACCAAGGGACGAGACAAGAATGCTCAGATTTATCAAATCAGTCAGCTTCTGCAGCCTTATCTGGCTATGATTTTCGTCAATACCAAGACGAGGGCAGATGAACTGCACAGCTATCTGACAGCTCAGGGGCTTAAAGTTGCTAAAATTCATGGCGATATTGCTCCGCGGGAGCGCAAGCGCATCATGAATCAGGTTAAGAATCTTGATTTTGAGTATATTGTTGCTACTGACTTGGCAGCGCGGGGAATTGATATCGAAGGTGTCAGCCATGTTATCAACGATGCCATTCCTCAGGACTTGTCTTTCTTTGTCCATCGGGTAGGCCGGACCGGCCGTAATGGTCTTCCTGGCACAGCCATTACTCTCTACCAGCCGAGTGATGACTCAGATATTCGGGAGTTAGAAAAGATGGGGATTAAGTTCATTCCCAAGATGATAAAAGATGACGAGTTCCAGGATACCTACGACCGAGACCGTCGAGCCAATCGGGAAAAGAGTCGGGAGAAGCTGGACACGGAAATGCTGGGGCTGGTCAAGAAGAAAAAGAAAAAAATCAAGCCAGGCTACAAGAAAAAAATTCAGTGGGCTGTTAACGAAAAGCGCCGCAAGACCAAGCGAGCAGAGAATCGTGCACGTGGCCGGGCAGAGCGTAAGGCTAAGCGCCAAACCTTTTAG